The following are encoded in a window of Psychrobacter sp. P11F6 genomic DNA:
- the potC gene encoding spermidine/putrescine ABC transporter permease PotC, whose amino-acid sequence MSDSSLNHQLNSSATKKRSSIKIGSIAAKGFLSLIYTMLYLPIIVLVVMSFNKSKVGYNWGGFSLKWYESLLNNQAMLDAFWHSIVLGLVAATVSTLIGTLTALALHRYNFRGKGLLNGLLFVLMMSPEIVLAISLLALFLLIGLQLGFVSLLLAHITFCLPFVVITVFARLSSLDERLMEAARDLGANESTMVRTVLIPVILPAVMAGWLLAFTLSLDDVVVSTFVTGPSYEILPLRIYSMVRVGLKPEVNAIGTILLVASLILVIISQLLLRRR is encoded by the coding sequence ATGTCTGATAGTTCACTGAATCATCAACTCAATAGCTCGGCAACTAAAAAAAGATCGTCTATTAAGATTGGCAGTATCGCGGCTAAAGGCTTTCTTAGCCTCATTTATACCATGCTGTATTTGCCAATTATCGTCTTAGTTGTCATGTCCTTTAATAAGTCAAAAGTCGGCTATAACTGGGGCGGCTTTAGCTTAAAGTGGTATGAGTCGCTGTTGAATAACCAAGCGATGCTCGATGCTTTTTGGCATTCTATTGTATTAGGATTGGTCGCAGCCACCGTCTCAACTTTGATAGGAACATTGACCGCCCTCGCGCTACATCGATATAACTTTCGCGGTAAAGGCTTATTAAATGGGTTGTTATTTGTATTAATGATGTCGCCTGAAATTGTACTCGCTATTTCATTATTGGCATTGTTCTTATTAATAGGGTTGCAATTAGGGTTCGTCTCGCTGCTATTGGCGCACATTACTTTTTGCTTACCGTTTGTAGTCATCACGGTGTTTGCACGATTGAGCAGTCTAGATGAACGCTTGATGGAAGCCGCACGCGACTTGGGCGCCAATGAATCAACAATGGTGCGTACCGTGCTCATCCCTGTCATTCTGCCCGCAGTGATGGCAGGTTGGCTACTGGCATTTACCTTATCACTCGATGATGTGGTGGTTTCTACCTTTGTCACTGGGCCCAGTTATGAGATTTTACCGCTGCGGATTTATTCAATGGTACGAGTAGGACTCAAACCAGAGGTCAATGCCATTGGGACAATTTTACTGGTTGCCTCGCTGATATTGGTGATTATTTCGCAGCTATTATTACGTCGACGCTA
- the potB gene encoding spermidine/putrescine ABC transporter permease PotB translates to MAGHSLGSKSPFRTVTLWLIWGWLLIFALLPNILVIAVSFLSRDSSAFISLPVSIDSYIRMIDPLYFGVFIHSLWMAGITTIICLLLGYPFAWLIAKAKTRWQPLLMMLLILPFWTNSLVRTYALKLLFANNGLINKSLLAVGIIDTPIDILYTQVAVIAGLTYLLFPFMVLPLYAVFTDLRHDMLLASQDLGASKTQTFWHIVLPLTTPGIISGVLLVLLPAMGMFYVADILGGSRNLLVGNIIKNQFLDARDWPFGAAASVLLTLAMAVLLLAYRASSRRIGKTDFNEVA, encoded by the coding sequence ATGGCAGGTCATAGCTTAGGCAGCAAAAGTCCTTTTCGTACCGTAACGCTCTGGCTGATTTGGGGTTGGTTATTGATATTTGCGCTATTGCCAAATATCTTAGTCATCGCTGTCAGTTTTTTGAGCCGTGATAGCAGTGCTTTTATTAGCTTGCCTGTCAGCATCGACAGCTATATACGCATGATTGATCCGCTATATTTTGGCGTATTTATTCACTCGTTATGGATGGCAGGCATCACAACCATCATCTGCTTGTTACTTGGCTACCCTTTTGCTTGGCTGATAGCCAAAGCCAAAACCCGTTGGCAACCGCTACTCATGATGCTGTTAATCCTACCATTTTGGACCAACTCGCTCGTGCGTACTTATGCGCTCAAGTTACTGTTTGCCAATAACGGTTTGATTAATAAATCGCTGCTGGCAGTCGGTATCATCGATACTCCTATCGATATTTTATACACGCAAGTGGCGGTGATTGCTGGTTTGACGTATTTACTGTTCCCATTTATGGTGCTGCCGTTGTATGCGGTCTTTACCGATCTGCGCCATGACATGCTACTGGCATCACAAGACTTAGGTGCATCAAAGACCCAGACTTTTTGGCATATCGTATTACCATTGACGACGCCTGGTATTATCTCAGGGGTATTATTGGTGCTGCTGCCAGCGATGGGAATGTTTTACGTCGCAGACATTTTGGGTGGCTCACGCAATTTATTGGTCGGCAATATCATCAAAAACCAGTTCTTGGATGCACGTGACTGGCCATTTGGCGCAGCCGCCAGCGTGCTATTGACATTAGCAATGGCGGTACTATTACTCGCCTACCGTGCCAGTAGTCGCCGCATTGGCAAGACCGACTTTAATGAGGTGGCCTAA